In Pseudofrankia saprophytica, one genomic interval encodes:
- a CDS encoding SDR family NAD(P)-dependent oxidoreductase, translating into MSGRIAIVTGGASGIGAAIARRLADDGNAVAVFDRDGAAADALAVSIEAAGGKVIGVDVDVTDRAGIDAGVDEVRGRLGCPTILVNNAGMASHRPFLELTLETWNQTLAVNLTGTFHCCQAVLPGMIGEGWGRIVNISSSSVHSGVPRMASYVAAKSGVVGLTKVLAREFARQGITVNTIPPGFIDTPMLRQSATEGLASVEAQTEATPVGRIGRPEDIAAACAFLVSEEASYITGQILGVNGGRNT; encoded by the coding sequence GTGAGCGGACGCATCGCAATTGTCACCGGTGGCGCCTCAGGTATCGGCGCGGCCATCGCCCGACGGCTGGCGGACGACGGCAACGCCGTCGCCGTGTTCGATCGAGACGGCGCGGCCGCGGATGCCCTGGCCGTCTCGATCGAGGCGGCCGGCGGCAAGGTGATCGGCGTGGACGTCGACGTGACGGACCGCGCGGGCATCGATGCCGGCGTCGACGAGGTGCGCGGGCGGCTCGGCTGCCCGACGATCCTCGTCAACAACGCCGGGATGGCCTCCCACCGCCCGTTCCTCGAACTCACGCTCGAGACGTGGAACCAGACGCTCGCCGTCAACCTCACAGGGACGTTCCACTGCTGCCAGGCCGTTCTCCCCGGCATGATCGGCGAGGGCTGGGGGCGCATCGTCAACATCTCCTCGTCGAGCGTCCACAGCGGCGTGCCGCGAATGGCCTCCTACGTCGCGGCCAAGTCGGGCGTCGTCGGCCTCACCAAGGTGCTGGCCCGCGAGTTCGCCCGCCAGGGCATCACCGTCAACACGATCCCGCCGGGCTTTATCGACACCCCGATGCTGCGCCAGTCGGCAACGGAAGGGCTGGCCAGCGTCGAGGCGCAGACCGAGGCCACCCCGGTCGGCCGGATCGGCCGTCCGGAGGATATCGCCGCCGCCTGCGCGTTCCTCGTCAGCGAGGAGGCCAGTTACATCACCGGCCAGATCCTCGGCGTCAACGGCGGCCGCAACACCTGA
- a CDS encoding TauD/TfdA dioxygenase family protein, whose amino-acid sequence MAALVTEKLGEVIGATAKGVDVDRLLHDEDLPSACLETLETRGVLLFRELHIDDAAQVAFCRKLGELAVFRRYRTPEIMEISFDPANPNKSYFESNVHWHMDGALDGGPPPKASVLSAHVVTADGGETEFASTYAAYDALSAAEKKRFAGLRVVHTFEAAQRLSYPDPTPEQLADWRGPRRPPREHPLVWRHRSGRNSLVFGATASHIPGLAPDESRALLDDQLARATAPDRVLRHTWTVGDMVIWDNRGLVHRACPFDHAQERRMHRSTLLGDEPIQ is encoded by the coding sequence GTGGCCGCGCTGGTGACGGAAAAGCTGGGAGAGGTCATCGGGGCCACGGCCAAGGGCGTCGACGTCGACCGCCTCCTGCATGACGAGGACCTGCCGTCGGCGTGCCTGGAGACGCTCGAGACGCGGGGCGTGCTGCTGTTCCGTGAGCTGCACATCGACGACGCCGCCCAGGTCGCGTTCTGCCGCAAGCTGGGCGAACTCGCGGTCTTTCGGAGATATCGAACCCCCGAGATCATGGAGATCAGCTTCGATCCGGCAAACCCGAACAAGTCATACTTCGAGAGCAACGTCCACTGGCACATGGACGGCGCGCTCGACGGCGGCCCCCCACCGAAGGCGTCCGTGCTCAGCGCCCACGTGGTCACCGCCGACGGCGGCGAGACGGAGTTCGCCAGCACCTACGCCGCCTACGACGCGCTGTCCGCCGCGGAGAAGAAACGGTTCGCCGGCCTGCGGGTCGTGCACACGTTCGAGGCTGCGCAGCGCCTGAGCTACCCGGACCCGACACCCGAGCAGCTCGCCGACTGGCGCGGGCCGCGCCGGCCGCCCCGGGAGCACCCGCTGGTATGGCGGCACCGGTCGGGTCGCAACTCGCTGGTGTTCGGCGCGACGGCCTCACACATCCCGGGGCTCGCGCCCGACGAGAGCCGGGCCCTGCTCGACGACCAGCTGGCCCGGGCCACCGCCCCGGACCGAGTGCTGCGCCATACCTGGACGGTCGGCGACATGGTGATCTGGGACAACCGCGGCCTGGTCCACCGGGCGTGCCCCTTCGACCACGCCCAGGAGCGCCGCATGCACCGCAGCACACTCCTCGGCGACGAGCCAATCCAGTGA
- a CDS encoding class I adenylate-forming enzyme family protein, with protein MSPEPDTLVSSPTVLSIVSGPPLATEPGLGVLTLPGYLREVCGRFAEREALVLRAAGGAVTRWTYAELWERAFEVASALRACGVGRDSRVGVLMTNRPEWVASVFGVSLAGGVAVALSTFSTPSELEYLLRASSVGVLLVERDVLTKDFVDMLTELEPEIVKAAPGELQSAKFPFLRRLVALGQGASGGAVEPWEAFLTRGHREPRELVEATADATRPSDPALLFFSSGSTSRPKGILNSHRGVALQLWRFPRIYRFSEQDHVRCWVANGLFWSGNFGMAIGGTFSSGGTVVLQPTFVPAEALELMQAERVTFPFAWPHQWAQLEEAPNWNDVDLSAMRFTDAATPIARHPTVSAVWHEPGHAYGNTETFTISTCFPANTPPEEHKGSSGKPLPGVTVRIVDPATGVVVPRGERGEICVRSPTLMLGYLGVPLDESLDADGFFRTGDGGYLDDAGLLFWEGRLTDIIKTGGANVSPREVDEALVAIPGVRLAQTVGVPHATLGEVVVSCVVRHPDASIEADEIRRLLRTRLASYKVPRQVLFFDEDDITMTGSAKIKTGELRELAAKRLAELAPTTSREK; from the coding sequence ATGAGCCCTGAACCAGACACGCTTGTTTCTTCACCCACCGTGTTGTCCATTGTGTCGGGACCGCCGTTAGCCACCGAGCCGGGGCTGGGGGTGCTCACGCTGCCTGGCTACCTGCGTGAGGTCTGCGGGCGTTTCGCCGAGCGCGAGGCGCTGGTCCTGCGCGCGGCCGGGGGCGCGGTCACTCGCTGGACCTACGCCGAGCTGTGGGAACGGGCGTTCGAGGTCGCGAGCGCGCTGCGCGCCTGCGGGGTGGGCCGGGACAGCCGGGTCGGTGTGTTGATGACCAACCGGCCGGAGTGGGTGGCGTCGGTGTTCGGCGTATCGCTCGCCGGTGGCGTGGCGGTGGCGTTGAGCACCTTTTCGACGCCGAGCGAGCTCGAGTACCTGCTGCGGGCCTCCAGCGTCGGCGTGCTGCTGGTCGAGCGGGACGTGCTGACGAAGGACTTCGTCGACATGCTGACCGAGCTCGAGCCGGAGATCGTCAAGGCGGCGCCTGGTGAGCTGCAGTCGGCGAAGTTCCCGTTCCTGCGCCGGCTCGTCGCCCTCGGCCAGGGCGCGTCCGGCGGTGCGGTCGAACCGTGGGAGGCGTTCCTCACGCGCGGGCACCGCGAGCCGCGGGAGCTGGTCGAGGCGACGGCCGATGCGACGCGGCCGAGCGACCCGGCGCTGCTGTTCTTCTCCTCGGGCTCCACGAGCCGGCCCAAGGGCATTCTCAACTCGCACCGCGGCGTGGCCCTCCAGTTGTGGCGTTTCCCTCGGATCTACCGGTTCTCCGAGCAGGACCATGTTCGCTGCTGGGTCGCCAACGGCCTGTTCTGGTCCGGTAACTTCGGCATGGCGATCGGTGGCACCTTCTCCAGTGGCGGCACCGTGGTGCTGCAGCCCACGTTCGTCCCCGCCGAGGCGCTCGAGCTGATGCAGGCGGAGCGGGTGACCTTCCCGTTCGCCTGGCCGCACCAGTGGGCACAGCTCGAGGAGGCGCCCAACTGGAACGACGTGGACCTGAGCGCCATGCGGTTCACGGACGCCGCCACGCCGATCGCGCGGCACCCGACCGTGTCGGCTGTCTGGCACGAGCCCGGCCACGCCTACGGCAACACCGAGACCTTCACGATCTCCACCTGTTTCCCCGCGAACACGCCGCCAGAGGAGCACAAGGGCAGCAGCGGCAAGCCGCTGCCCGGCGTCACGGTCAGGATCGTGGACCCGGCGACGGGTGTCGTGGTCCCGCGCGGCGAACGCGGCGAGATCTGCGTCAGGAGCCCGACCCTGATGCTCGGCTATCTCGGGGTTCCGCTCGACGAGTCCCTGGACGCCGATGGCTTCTTCCGCACCGGAGACGGTGGGTATCTCGACGACGCCGGCCTGCTCTTCTGGGAGGGCCGGCTCACCGACATCATCAAGACCGGCGGCGCGAACGTCTCACCGCGGGAGGTGGACGAGGCACTGGTGGCCATTCCCGGCGTCAGACTGGCCCAGACCGTCGGTGTTCCGCACGCAACGCTCGGCGAGGTCGTCGTCTCCTGTGTCGTGCGGCACCCGGACGCGAGCATCGAGGCCGACGAGATCCGCCGGCTGCTGCGGACGCGACTGGCGAGTTACAAGGTCCCGCGCCAGGTGCTCTTCTTCGACGAGGACGACATCACGATGACCGGCTCCGCGAAGATCAAGACCGGCGAGCTGCGCGAGCTGGCCGCCAAACGGCTGGCGGAACTGGCGCCTACCACGTCAAGGGAGAAGTGA
- a CDS encoding carboxymuconolactone decarboxylase family protein, translated as MARIPPIPRTEWPPELTDFIASYRSAVRGDRPEEGRQGGSNLFGTLARYPQLARAFLAFNGHLLYGSALSARQRELLILRVASLRRCDYEWAQHSILGKAAGLQPAEIDRIAQPADMSGWSATEQALLKAADELVTHGAISGETWNSLAGEFDDRQLMDVVFTVGTYELVAMALRSFGVEPEADLVPHLPGSW; from the coding sequence ATGGCGCGCATACCACCGATACCAAGGACTGAATGGCCGCCGGAGCTTACGGACTTTATTGCCAGCTACCGCTCGGCGGTTCGCGGCGACCGGCCGGAGGAAGGCCGCCAGGGCGGGTCCAACCTGTTCGGCACGCTGGCCCGCTACCCGCAGCTGGCCAGGGCGTTCCTCGCCTTCAACGGCCATCTGCTGTACGGGTCGGCGCTGTCGGCCCGGCAGCGGGAGCTTCTCATCCTGCGGGTCGCGTCGCTGCGGCGCTGCGACTACGAGTGGGCGCAGCACAGCATCCTCGGCAAGGCCGCCGGGCTGCAGCCCGCGGAGATCGACCGGATCGCCCAGCCGGCGGACATGTCGGGCTGGTCGGCCACCGAGCAGGCCCTGCTGAAGGCAGCCGACGAGCTGGTCACCCACGGCGCGATCAGCGGCGAGACCTGGAACTCGCTCGCCGGCGAGTTCGACGACCGGCAGCTCATGGACGTGGTGTTCACCGTGGGCACCTACGAGCTGGTGGCGATGGCGCTGCGCTCGTTCGGCGTGGAGCCCGAGGCCGACCTTGTCCCCCACCTCCCCGGCTCCTGGTGA
- a CDS encoding flavin-containing monooxygenase yields the protein MEEADVDIVIVGAGILGINQLYRARQDGYSVRLLEQGDGVGGTWYWNRYPGCRFDSESYTYGYLFSAELWRDWEWSEEFAAQPETERYLNHVVDRFDLRDSIRFASLVVAADWDEESRTWTTRTEDGLVVRSTYLISTTGVLSVPLYPEAPGRETFAGEQYHTGRWPKAPVDVAGKRVAVIGTGSSGVQVAPLIADEAVSLTIYQRTPSWCTPLNNRPISAARQAELKGSFEKIRDALAVSFAGFLHERSDRKTFDDSKVLRWEFYETIWNSPGFAKMSSNYKDMLLDPKANKEWCEFLEEKIRGIVTDQSVADRLIPDHGYGALRPPFVAGFYEMFNKPNVELVSTRETPFVRVTPTGIETTDGAREFDFIVWATGFDFGTGAMLRMGIDGVDGLSLNEYWAEGPRTFLGLMCHRFPNFFFPGGPHGAAGNNPRYGGDQVDFVADLLNHAREHGNNRVEVPLADEEQWAETMANALRYTSFVEHGQYYGTNVPGKPRRFLLNPAGRPALLRLIAKTVESDYAGFLA from the coding sequence ATGGAAGAAGCTGACGTCGACATCGTCATCGTGGGTGCGGGCATCCTGGGGATCAACCAGTTATATCGTGCGCGCCAAGACGGGTACTCCGTGCGACTGCTGGAACAGGGCGACGGGGTCGGCGGTACGTGGTACTGGAACCGTTACCCGGGGTGCCGTTTCGACTCGGAGAGCTACACCTACGGCTATCTCTTCTCCGCGGAGCTCTGGCGGGACTGGGAGTGGAGCGAGGAGTTCGCCGCACAACCCGAGACCGAGCGCTACCTCAACCACGTGGTCGACAGGTTCGACCTGCGCGACTCCATCCGGTTCGCCAGCTTGGTCGTCGCCGCCGACTGGGATGAGGAGTCGCGGACGTGGACGACCCGGACCGAGGATGGGCTCGTCGTTCGTTCGACCTACCTGATCAGCACGACCGGCGTGCTCTCGGTGCCGCTCTATCCGGAGGCGCCTGGTCGCGAGACGTTCGCGGGCGAGCAGTACCACACCGGACGGTGGCCCAAGGCGCCCGTGGACGTCGCGGGCAAGCGGGTGGCGGTGATCGGTACCGGCTCGAGCGGGGTGCAGGTCGCGCCGCTGATCGCCGACGAGGCCGTGTCGCTGACGATCTATCAGCGCACCCCCTCGTGGTGCACCCCGCTGAACAACCGCCCGATCTCCGCAGCGCGGCAGGCCGAGCTCAAGGGCAGCTTCGAGAAGATTCGCGACGCCCTGGCGGTGTCGTTCGCGGGATTCCTGCACGAGCGCTCCGACCGCAAGACCTTCGACGACTCGAAGGTCTTGCGCTGGGAGTTCTACGAGACCATCTGGAACAGTCCCGGATTCGCCAAGATGAGCAGCAACTACAAGGACATGCTGCTAGACCCGAAGGCCAACAAGGAGTGGTGCGAATTCCTCGAGGAGAAGATCCGCGGCATCGTGACCGACCAGTCGGTCGCTGACCGGCTCATTCCCGACCACGGTTACGGTGCGCTGCGGCCGCCCTTCGTCGCGGGCTTCTACGAGATGTTCAACAAGCCGAACGTCGAGCTGGTCTCGACCCGTGAGACGCCGTTCGTCCGAGTCACGCCGACCGGCATCGAGACGACGGACGGGGCGCGCGAGTTCGACTTCATCGTCTGGGCGACCGGCTTCGACTTCGGCACGGGCGCCATGCTGCGGATGGGCATCGACGGCGTCGACGGACTGTCCCTGAATGAGTACTGGGCCGAAGGCCCGCGGACCTTCCTCGGTCTCATGTGTCACCGGTTCCCGAACTTCTTCTTCCCGGGCGGCCCGCACGGCGCGGCGGGCAACAACCCGCGCTACGGCGGTGACCAGGTCGACTTCGTCGCCGACCTGTTGAACCACGCACGCGAGCACGGCAACAACCGCGTCGAAGTCCCGCTCGCGGACGAGGAGCAGTGGGCCGAGACGATGGCGAACGCGCTGCGGTACACCAGCTTCGTGGAGCATGGCCAGTACTACGGGACGAACGTGCCGGGCAAGCCCCGGCGGTTCCTGCTCAACCCGGCGGGCCGGCCGGCGCTGCTGCGACTGATAGCGAAGACCGTCGAGAGCGACTACGCGGGCTTCCTTGCCTGA
- a CDS encoding cupin domain-containing protein, producing MPVLVFNDPPSDLVAAGVTRSRLEPGGKDGPGGVVQDSDQPGGGAWTQMWFLGRPEDPWRMLLPDIRMAANQVWPLHWHDCWTAVVVLDGSLLMGDWWMERGDVLIAAPGVEYGLLMNGPKGCELLEIFARDVLSPGGYGEEYRDHPALVYLKGLDTSVFVPRPPALVENGRRQVVPVDGTPGLQKGHLDGNAYWDLGDSTDPERGIVFDRRLAAGAMLPPAAVDDWRATLVLDGSMTVGAVEFTKGDVLLVEPAAKVPAITASAGGVHLLELARTAAALTL from the coding sequence ATGCCCGTGCTCGTCTTCAACGACCCGCCGTCCGACCTCGTGGCGGCGGGAGTCACGCGTTCACGGCTGGAGCCGGGCGGCAAGGACGGGCCGGGCGGAGTCGTCCAGGACTCGGACCAGCCCGGCGGCGGTGCGTGGACCCAGATGTGGTTCCTCGGACGGCCGGAGGACCCGTGGCGCATGTTGCTCCCCGACATCCGGATGGCGGCGAACCAGGTCTGGCCGCTGCACTGGCACGACTGCTGGACCGCGGTGGTCGTCCTCGACGGCAGCCTCCTCATGGGCGACTGGTGGATGGAACGCGGCGACGTGCTCATAGCCGCACCGGGCGTGGAGTACGGGCTGTTGATGAACGGTCCCAAGGGCTGCGAGCTGCTCGAGATCTTCGCCCGCGACGTCCTTTCCCCCGGCGGCTACGGGGAGGAATACCGCGACCACCCCGCACTCGTGTACCTCAAAGGTCTCGACACATCGGTCTTCGTCCCGCGGCCACCGGCCCTCGTGGAGAACGGACGCAGGCAGGTTGTTCCGGTTGACGGAACGCCCGGCCTGCAAAAAGGGCACCTCGACGGCAACGCATATTGGGACCTCGGTGACTCGACCGATCCCGAGCGTGGGATCGTCTTCGACCGCAGGCTCGCGGCCGGCGCGATGCTGCCACCCGCGGCCGTCGACGACTGGCGAGCCACGCTTGTCCTCGACGGCTCGATGACCGTCGGAGCTGTGGAATTCACCAAGGGCGACGTCCTGCTCGTCGAGCCCGCGGCGAAGGTACCCGCCATCACCGCCAGCGCCGGCGGCGTCCATCTCCTGGAGCTGGCGCGTACCGCCGCGGCCCTGACGCTCTGA